One part of the Candidatus Thermoplasmatota archaeon genome encodes these proteins:
- the albA gene encoding DNA-binding protein Alba, producing the protein MVDSNTVYIGTKPPMNYVTAIMALFNSGNFDEITIKARGNAISRAVDVAEITRNRFVTDAQIKSIQIGTESIVGEEGRKSNVSSIEICLLLKKQKNKSH; encoded by the coding sequence ATGGTTGATAGTAACACTGTTTATATTGGTACGAAACCACCGATGAATTACGTGACCGCAATTATGGCTCTTTTTAACTCAGGAAATTTTGATGAAATAACGATAAAAGCCCGAGGAAATGCGATCAGTCGAGCAGTTGATGTAGCTGAAATAACCCGGAATCGATTTGTTACTGATGCCCAAATAAAAAGTATACAAATCGGGACAGAATCGATTGTAGGTGAGGAAGGGCGAAAATCTAATGTCTCATCAATTGAAATCTGTCTTTTGCTCAAAAAACAAAAAAATAAAAGTCATTAA